From the genome of Populus alba chromosome 10, ASM523922v2, whole genome shotgun sequence, one region includes:
- the LOC118045381 gene encoding uncharacterized protein, with protein MVGPSLDTTKLHLKPPSSATPTIKFLCSYGGKIIPRFPDGKLRYHGGETRVLGVERSISFAELLLKLGGLRGTSVNLRCQLPKEDLDALVSITSGEDLANLIEEYDRAAGAATPTASLKIRAFLSLPKKISSSSSSSSSSSSSSSSSYSCSYGGPTIASTSTAPWCYHHQISKPVAFSVRKTPPAPHQYEYAYHAHGNPSHVYLVHNGNHWQLQQTQLS; from the exons ATGGTCGGGCCATCACTCGACACCACCAAGCTCCATCTCAAACCCCCCTCGTCTGCCACCCCCACCATCAAATTCCTCTGCAGTTACGGTGGCAAGATCATCCCCCGTTTCCCAGATGGCAAACTCCGTTACCACGGTGGCGAAACCCGTGTCCTCGGCGTCGAACGTTCCATCTCCTTTGCTG AGTTATTGTTGAAGCTTGGAGGGTTACGTGGGACATCGGTGAATCTCCGTTGTCAGTTGCCAAAAGAAGATCTAGACGCTCTGGTATCGATCACCTCCGGTGAGGATCTAGCTAATCTCATCGAGGAATACGATCGAGCAGCTGGAGCAGCAACACCAACTGCATCTTTAAAGATCAGGGCTTTCCTTTCGCTCCCGAAAAAAATCTCTTCTTCCTcctcgtcgtcgtcgtcgtcctcctcctcctcctcctcgtctTACTCTTGTAGTTATGGTGGACCCACTATTGCTTCAACTTCTACCGCTCCGTGGTGCTACCATCATCAGATCTCGAAGCCGGTAGCGTTTTCTGTAAGGAAGACTCCACCTGCTCCACATCAATATGAATATGCTTACCATGCTCATGGAAATCCTAGCCATGTCTACCTTGTTCACAACGGGAATCATTGGCAATTACAGCAGACCCAATTGAGCTGA
- the LOC118045382 gene encoding plant intracellular Ras-group-related LRR protein 3 produces the protein MEMDSTSKKNDDFPILSYLLSQTDPNSQQFDQNLSAQFPYLNYPKVLSSLTQAIPSSATNIFLILKSLGPRPNPDVVSMARSNLTLMQEPGKTEIYKAVLKMEEMHEEYERQLKEVEEMLVGAYRDVVVREIESGEQVDEEVVAILREAESGGAVERVNLSARQLRLIPESFGRLHGLLVLNLSQNQLEVLPDSIAGLEKLVELDVSSNLLVFLPDSIGLLQNLKILNVSANKVKALPESIALSSSLVEIDASFNNLVSLPANIGYGLVNLERLSVQLNKIRLLPPSICEMKSLRFLDVHFNMLRGLPRAIGRLTNLEVLNLSSNFSDLEELPEEIGDLINLRELDLSNNQIRALPDRFARLENLTKLDLSENPLLVPPKEIVNKGVQAIREFMAKRWLDMVEEKQTNMVEANQQAAQSGWLVWGSSMVSNFVSGVSQSVSGYLGETSPKDPYLDQLL, from the exons atggaaatggaTTCCACTTCCAAAAAAAACGATGATTTCCCAATTCTTTCCTATCTTCTATCCCAAACCGATCCCAACTCTCAACAGTTTGATCAAAACCTGTCAGCCCAATTTCCCTATTTGAACTACCCAAAGGTCCTCTCCTCGCTGACCCAAGCCATCCCCTCCTCCGCCACCAATATCTTCCTCATCCTCAAATCTCTCGGTCCTCGACCCAACCCAGACGTTGTCTCCATGGCCCGATCCAACTTGACCCTGATGCAAGAACCAGGTAAAACGGAGATATACAAGGCAGTGTTGAAGATGGAGGAGATGCATGAGGAATATGAGAGGCAGTTAAAGGAAGTAGAAGAGATGCTTGTTGGTGCTTATAGGGATGTTGTTGTAAGAGAGATAGAGAGCGGTGAGCAAGTTGATGAGGAGGTTGTTGCTATACTTAGAGAAGCAGAGAGTGGTGGGGCTGTGGAACGAGTGAATCTTTCTGCGCGTCAGCTGAGGTTGATTCCTGAATCCTTTGGCAGACTTCATGGCTTGCTTGTGCTCAATCTCTCTCAAAATCAGTTAGAG GTCCTTCCTGATTCAATCGCGGGACTTGAGAAGCTTGTGGAGCTTGATGTGTCTTCCAATCTTTTAGTTTTCCTGCCAGATTCAATTGGATTATTGCAAAATCTTAAGATCCTAAATGTGTCAGCAAACAAGGTGAAGGCCCTCCCTGAGAGCATTGCTCTTTCCAG tTCACTGGTGGAGATAGATGCAAGCTTTAACAACTTGGTATCTTTGCCGGCAAATATTGGATATGGACTGGTGAATCTTGAAAGGCTTTCAGTTCAGTTGAATAAGATCCGTCTTCTTCCACCTTCTATTTGTGAAATGAAGTCCTTGAGATTTTTGGATGTTCATTTCAATATGCTGCGAGGCCTGCCACGAGCAATAGGGAGATTAACAAATTTAGAGGTCCTGAATCTGAGCAGTAATTTCAGTGACTTGGAGGAACTTCCTGAAGAAATTGGTGATTTAATTAACCTCAGGGAGCTCGATCTCAGCAACAACCAAATCCGAGCTCTTCCTGACAGGTTTGCCAGGCTAGAAAATCTAACCAAGCTCGACTTGAGTGAAAATCCACTGTTAGTTCCGCCAAAAGAGATAGTGAACAAGGGGGTTCAAGCTATAAGGGAATTTATGGCAAAGAGGTGGCTGGATATGGTAGAGGAAAAGCAGACGAACATGGTCGAGGCAAACCAGCAAGCAGCGCAGAGTGGGTGGCTGGTATGGGGCTCCTCCATGGTTAGTAACTTTGTTTCCGGGGTTTCCCAAAGTGTTTCAGGTTATCTAGGAGAAACATCTCCAAAAGATCCTTATCTGGACCAACTGCTCTGA